In Kaistella faecalis, a genomic segment contains:
- a CDS encoding 5-(carboxyamino)imidazole ribonucleotide synthase — translation MKIGILGGGQLGRMLIQEALKYDDEWFTLDPAKDAPCHSISHFTQGNFDDFDTVFNFGKGKDVVSIEIEHVNVDALYELRECGIKVIPSPEIIQIIQQKILQKEFYLKHDIPSPEFQIIQNKSEANFGLPFVQKMNAGGYDGKGVQVIRTEEDLQHLWNVPSVLESLVDIEKELSVIIAINENGETKTFPVTEMVADPKLNLLDFNICPAHISDRVERQIEVIVDKFIKAANSPGLFAIELFLDKNEEVWVNETAPRLHNSGHQTQEGNANSQFEQLYRVLKNLPLGDTDAFGFSGMLNLVGEENFSGKAHYKGLDEVMKLPKTYVHLYGKTATKPGRKMGHINILADSRKELLEKLIYVKSLVKVVAKD, via the coding sequence ATGAAAATTGGAATTCTCGGCGGCGGACAGTTAGGACGAATGCTTATCCAGGAGGCTTTAAAATATGATGACGAATGGTTTACGCTCGATCCCGCCAAAGATGCGCCCTGTCACTCTATTTCTCATTTTACACAGGGAAATTTTGATGATTTCGATACAGTTTTCAACTTTGGGAAAGGCAAAGATGTAGTCTCTATCGAGATCGAACATGTAAATGTAGATGCGCTTTACGAACTCCGCGAATGTGGGATTAAAGTAATTCCAAGTCCTGAAATCATCCAGATTATCCAGCAGAAAATTCTTCAGAAAGAATTCTATCTGAAACACGATATTCCAAGTCCCGAGTTTCAAATCATTCAAAATAAATCAGAAGCAAATTTCGGTTTGCCCTTTGTTCAGAAAATGAATGCCGGTGGTTACGACGGTAAAGGGGTACAGGTCATCAGAACCGAAGAAGACCTTCAGCATTTATGGAACGTACCTTCTGTGTTAGAAAGCCTTGTTGATATCGAAAAAGAACTTTCTGTAATCATCGCCATCAACGAAAACGGTGAAACCAAAACCTTTCCGGTAACTGAAATGGTGGCAGATCCTAAACTTAATCTTCTGGATTTTAATATCTGCCCGGCCCATATTTCTGATAGAGTGGAGCGGCAGATTGAGGTGATTGTAGATAAATTTATCAAAGCCGCCAACTCTCCCGGACTTTTTGCGATTGAACTGTTTCTTGATAAAAATGAAGAAGTCTGGGTTAATGAAACCGCGCCGAGACTGCACAATTCCGGACATCAAACCCAGGAAGGAAACGCAAATTCACAGTTTGAACAGCTTTACCGCGTTTTAAAAAATCTTCCGCTCGGGGATACTGACGCATTTGGGTTTTCCGGAATGCTGAATCTTGTGGGAGAAGAAAATTTTTCGGGTAAAGCCCATTATAAAGGTTTGGATGAAGTGATGAAATTGCCAAAAACCTACGTTCATCTTTATGGAAAAACAGCAACCAAGCCGGGCCGAAAAATGGGGCACATCAATATTCTGGCAGATTCACGAAAAGAACTTTTAGAAAAGCTGATCTACGTGAAATCATTAGTGAAAGTCGTTGCCAAAGATTAG
- a CDS encoding endonuclease/exonuclease/phosphatase family protein codes for MELFLTIFSVLLIVLSVLPFFRNQHWVFRVPEFMKIQILVLQTIVFWAMIFFAEKNFLLWLINAAQFALILYHLYILIRYTKFYKKKTVKKISSASATVKVISVNVYQFNKDFQKFHQLIQKYTPDIFITMESNSDWELANRKLEEEYPFTEKITLENTYGMHLYSKIPFVKSTVHFFIADDVPSIEAQFKTADGHNFVVFAVHPPPPSPTEETTSKERDGDLLCVAKKIKEHQVPSLVIGDFNTVAWSVTSILFRKTSELIDARVGRGILATFHAKYWFFRVPLDLLFHSPEIFVEKLKTLEHIGSDHFPILCEFHINLYDTKQEDEVKTLKPEEEEVVEELIEEGIKEESDNREEIAKE; via the coding sequence ATGGAATTATTTCTCACAATTTTTTCGGTGCTGCTTATAGTGCTGAGCGTGCTTCCGTTTTTCAGGAACCAGCATTGGGTATTCCGCGTTCCGGAATTTATGAAAATACAGATTCTGGTGCTCCAGACAATCGTTTTCTGGGCGATGATATTTTTTGCTGAAAAAAACTTTTTGCTTTGGCTTATCAACGCAGCGCAGTTCGCACTGATTCTGTATCATCTTTATATTTTAATCCGCTACACCAAATTTTACAAAAAGAAAACCGTAAAAAAGATATCTTCTGCTTCCGCTACAGTGAAAGTCATTTCTGTAAACGTTTATCAGTTCAATAAAGATTTTCAGAAATTCCACCAACTGATTCAGAAATACACGCCAGATATTTTCATCACGATGGAAAGTAATTCCGATTGGGAACTGGCGAACCGAAAACTCGAAGAAGAATATCCTTTTACCGAGAAAATCACGCTCGAGAATACCTACGGAATGCATCTTTATTCTAAAATTCCTTTTGTGAAATCCACTGTTCATTTTTTTATTGCTGATGATGTTCCGAGTATCGAAGCACAGTTTAAAACCGCTGATGGACATAATTTTGTAGTTTTCGCGGTGCATCCGCCGCCGCCAAGTCCTACAGAAGAAACGACTTCCAAAGAGCGCGACGGTGATTTACTCTGTGTCGCGAAAAAGATTAAAGAACATCAGGTTCCGTCTTTGGTAATCGGGGATTTCAACACGGTAGCCTGGTCTGTTACCTCCATTCTTTTCCGGAAAACCAGTGAGCTGATTGATGCCCGAGTGGGGCGCGGAATTCTGGCGACTTTCCACGCTAAATATTGGTTTTTCCGCGTTCCGCTGGATTTGCTTTTCCACTCGCCAGAGATTTTTGTTGAAAAACTGAAAACATTAGAACATATCGGTTCCGATCACTTCCCTATTCTCTGCGAATTTCACATTAATCTTTACGACACCAAACAGGAAGACGAGGTAAAAACCCTGAAACCTGAAGAGGAAGAAGTCGTGGAAGAACTGATTGAGGAAGGTATAAAAGAAGAATCAGACAACCGCGAAGAAATCGCAAAGGAATAA
- a CDS encoding DUF1543 domain-containing protein: MKLFYIILGASVKGRTIEQHDVFFGIAEKLKDLVPAIKEFWPEAGSDLHLDAYQEVKFVDGYEIRIVEKGSQQSENQLFFINLGGYKKGFFEEFHEQHLMVGGKMSEVIKKAKQTEFYKTMGFGGAVSHVDDKHGVDIDDVFKVNDLLSQEMKDKYSLILEKSSQIDQKNFIKLKYLKIDKI; encoded by the coding sequence ATGAAATTATTTTATATAATTCTCGGTGCTTCAGTGAAAGGCAGAACAATCGAACAGCATGATGTGTTTTTCGGCATCGCTGAAAAGCTGAAAGATTTAGTGCCAGCTATTAAAGAGTTCTGGCCGGAAGCAGGTAGCGATCTTCATCTTGACGCTTATCAGGAAGTGAAATTTGTCGATGGCTACGAAATCCGAATTGTGGAAAAAGGAAGTCAGCAATCAGAAAATCAGTTATTTTTCATCAACCTTGGAGGATATAAAAAGGGATTTTTCGAGGAATTTCATGAGCAGCATTTGATGGTAGGTGGTAAAATGTCCGAGGTTATCAAGAAAGCCAAGCAGACCGAATTTTATAAAACGATGGGATTTGGCGGTGCAGTAAGTCATGTTGATGACAAACACGGCGTTGATATTGACGATGTTTTTAAAGTAAATGATCTTCTCTCTCAGGAAATGAAGGATAAATATTCGCTAATATTGGAAAAATCCTCACAAATTGATCAGAAGAACTTCATCAAACTAAAATATCTTAAAATCGATAAAATTTAG
- a CDS encoding VOC family protein yields MKIHHIAIICSDYPVSKKFYTEILGLKILREVNRAERDSYKLDLGIGDHYVIELFSFPNPPARPSRPESCGLRHLAFSVENVEEKRDELTRKGLICEDIRIDEFTNRKFFFTQDPDALPLEFYEA; encoded by the coding sequence ATGAAAATTCATCATATTGCCATCATCTGTTCAGATTATCCGGTGTCCAAAAAATTTTATACCGAAATTTTAGGGCTCAAGATTTTGCGCGAAGTTAACCGTGCGGAAAGGGATTCCTATAAACTTGATCTCGGAATCGGCGACCATTATGTGATCGAGCTTTTTTCTTTTCCCAATCCTCCTGCAAGGCCATCGCGGCCTGAGAGCTGCGGTTTGAGGCACCTGGCTTTTTCTGTTGAAAATGTAGAAGAAAAGAGGGATGAACTTACTAGAAAGGGTTTGATTTGCGAGGACATCCGGATTGACGAATTTACCAACCGGAAGTTTTTCTTCACCCAGGATCCCGATGCGTTGCCGCTCGAATTTTACGAAGCATAA
- a CDS encoding chorismate-binding protein, with the protein MIFFRFPFSETIYTVEETSVSEAVSFLSFDQSEKIDFKGTLKAISGAEFLNQEVFHDNLNTELLDFKEETAREYQEKLLNVIDFIKENQLSKLVISRRKLVQFNDSKLSLSQTFLNLCESYKNAFVYFFIKDGKCWLGAFSELLGKFDKKTSEFQTMSLAGTIPVDENWTDKEIEEQKPVTDFISNTLKNYASEVYKSDTYDHISGNIKHLRNDFSAKISENDLEKIISELHPTPAVCGIPKEICSNAIEHFETHPRNFYAGYIKVETEENVQYFVNLRCAEFFENAALIYVGGGITAESSPEKEWRETELKSEAVLKNLSFT; encoded by the coding sequence ATGATTTTCTTTAGATTTCCTTTTTCCGAAACCATTTATACTGTTGAGGAAACTTCGGTTTCTGAGGCGGTGTCTTTTCTCTCATTTGATCAGTCAGAAAAAATTGATTTCAAGGGAACGCTTAAAGCAATATCAGGAGCTGAGTTTTTAAATCAGGAGGTTTTTCATGATAATTTGAATACGGAACTGCTTGATTTTAAAGAGGAAACAGCCAGAGAATATCAGGAAAAATTACTGAACGTGATTGATTTTATTAAGGAAAATCAACTTTCCAAACTCGTGATTTCCAGAAGGAAACTGGTGCAGTTTAACGATTCAAAGCTCAGTCTTTCACAAACTTTTTTGAATCTCTGCGAATCTTACAAAAATGCTTTCGTCTATTTTTTTATTAAAGACGGCAAATGTTGGCTCGGTGCTTTTTCTGAACTTTTAGGAAAGTTTGATAAAAAGACGTCTGAATTTCAAACCATGAGTCTTGCCGGAACAATTCCTGTGGACGAAAACTGGACAGATAAAGAAATTGAAGAACAAAAACCGGTAACAGATTTTATCTCCAATACGCTGAAAAATTATGCTTCTGAAGTTTATAAAAGCGACACTTACGACCATATTTCAGGAAACATCAAGCATTTGAGAAACGATTTCAGTGCGAAAATCAGCGAAAATGATCTGGAGAAGATCATTTCCGAACTTCATCCTACGCCCGCGGTTTGTGGAATTCCGAAAGAAATTTGCAGCAATGCGATAGAGCATTTTGAAACTCATCCAAGAAATTTCTACGCTGGTTATATTAAAGTCGAAACCGAAGAAAATGTTCAGTATTTTGTAAATCTTCGCTGCGCTGAATTCTTTGAGAACGCTGCTTTAATCTACGTCGGTGGCGGAATTACCGCAGAAAGTTCGCCTGAAAAAGAATGGCGCGAAACCGAACTGAAATCCGAAGCAGTCTTGAAAAATCTCAGTTTCACATAA
- a CDS encoding PaaI family thioesterase, whose product MTEDRKNEILHQLNNWGGENLGKTLGIIFTDVTDDTLTATMPVTPKVHQPYGILHGGANCVLAETLGSCLSVLHVDTEKVVPVGTNINSNHLRSKKEGTVTGTAKFIRKGNTMHVSEIDIRDEHDHLINHTTMTNNIIPRPR is encoded by the coding sequence ATGACCGAAGATAGAAAGAACGAAATTCTCCACCAGCTCAACAATTGGGGCGGGGAAAACCTGGGAAAGACTTTGGGAATTATTTTCACGGATGTTACCGATGACACGCTGACCGCAACAATGCCTGTAACCCCGAAAGTGCATCAGCCTTACGGGATTCTTCACGGTGGCGCTAACTGTGTTCTGGCAGAAACTCTGGGATCGTGCCTTTCTGTTTTGCATGTGGATACAGAGAAAGTAGTGCCTGTGGGAACCAATATCAACTCGAATCATTTACGAAGTAAAAAGGAAGGAACCGTTACCGGGACCGCAAAATTTATCAGAAAAGGCAACACAATGCACGTTTCCGAAATTGATATCCGCGACGAACATGATCACCTGATCAATCACACCACCATGACCAATAATATTATTCCACGTCCCAGATAA
- a CDS encoding 1-acyl-sn-glycerol-3-phosphate acyltransferase, protein MKKLIGKLILKLIGWKIVLEGDVNNLNRCILVVAPHTSNQEYLLGNLAYWALDKPLKIIIKDQHTKAWYGGIVKALGGVGIDRSQKNDLVKFVVDQFKKEDFSLVITPEGTRSWVPKWRKGFYHMAMAAKVPIIVAAGDFRTKQIHLGYEISVKDLETRSFDDIMEEMEEYYKKITPKYPEKWNPKIY, encoded by the coding sequence ATGAAAAAACTCATCGGAAAACTCATCCTGAAATTAATCGGCTGGAAAATTGTTCTTGAAGGCGATGTGAATAACCTGAACCGCTGCATTCTTGTCGTTGCGCCGCACACTTCCAACCAGGAATATCTTCTCGGCAATCTCGCCTATTGGGCGCTGGATAAACCGCTGAAAATCATCATCAAAGACCAGCACACCAAAGCGTGGTACGGCGGAATCGTAAAAGCTTTGGGAGGCGTGGGAATCGATCGCTCTCAGAAAAACGACCTCGTGAAATTTGTAGTTGATCAATTCAAAAAAGAAGATTTCAGTCTGGTAATTACTCCCGAAGGTACCCGCAGTTGGGTTCCGAAATGGAGAAAAGGCTTTTATCACATGGCAATGGCGGCAAAAGTTCCGATCATTGTGGCAGCGGGCGACTTCAGAACGAAGCAGATTCATCTTGGCTATGAAATTTCAGTTAAAGATCTGGAAACGCGCTCATTTGATGACATCATGGAGGAAATGGAAGAGTATTACAAAAAAATCACCCCGAAATATCCTGAAAAATGGAATCCTAAAATCTATTAA
- a CDS encoding PspC domain-containing protein, which translates to MNKTLSIGLAGFSFTIEEHAYIKLSDYLAALRSSLDANEADEVMHDIEIRMVEIFKDTLGKREVINDTDVERVISQIGKPEQIEEQEEAYFSEKSSRRQQKTTGTFTGQKQLFRDPEKQKIAGVCAGLAHYVGMDISAMRAIWLGIAILGIFTAAISTSLIILIYVILWIVLPKAETATDFLKMKGKPMNFDNLKNESNKLVQFANESTQRVGEIYTENKPYINNAGSGIWNVIRYILGGIFGMMALGCIIGAFFIFGLFGGNTEFSPMREFNFMFEDDGMSNVLYAMMLIGTLIPAILFSLLSIKLISPKTQLRNVGYVLGALLLILIGFATYFGVNMAKKDMIYKGHKEDTENVAINTTSDSLYVDVKQITIPQNFTAYDDDIFSDKKMVYEEDYPYVDVTRSATATAPFLIVKKEGKGYNIPVQLNVPVEIQDNKILLPNFVKYPYQDRFRNYNVTYELVVPMSTRVFKVKENGLNIDGDLDGDGMEDDNDDDNAVVIEKNKIKINGSTIQYNSSDKDSVIINGTKMPKAAADKIIDSMKTNIGKMENVDISIKDGKKEISIKTK; encoded by the coding sequence ATGAACAAGACACTCTCAATAGGACTTGCAGGTTTCTCCTTCACCATCGAGGAACACGCATATATTAAACTTAGTGATTATCTTGCGGCGCTCAGAAGCTCTTTGGATGCAAATGAAGCTGATGAGGTAATGCACGACATCGAAATCCGGATGGTTGAAATCTTCAAAGACACTTTAGGAAAACGAGAAGTCATCAACGATACCGATGTAGAAAGAGTAATTTCGCAAATCGGAAAACCGGAACAGATCGAAGAGCAGGAAGAAGCATATTTTTCTGAAAAATCTTCCAGAAGACAGCAAAAAACTACAGGTACGTTCACCGGTCAGAAGCAGCTTTTCCGCGATCCGGAAAAACAGAAAATCGCAGGCGTGTGCGCAGGTTTGGCGCATTATGTTGGCATGGATATAAGTGCAATGCGAGCCATCTGGCTCGGAATAGCAATCCTGGGAATTTTCACCGCAGCTATTTCAACTTCACTTATTATCTTGATTTACGTTATTCTGTGGATTGTTTTACCTAAAGCAGAAACCGCGACCGATTTCCTGAAAATGAAGGGAAAGCCTATGAACTTCGACAATTTGAAAAACGAATCCAACAAACTGGTACAGTTTGCCAATGAATCTACACAAAGGGTCGGAGAAATTTACACCGAAAACAAGCCTTATATCAACAATGCAGGAAGCGGGATCTGGAATGTAATCCGTTACATCTTAGGCGGAATCTTCGGAATGATGGCTTTGGGTTGTATCATAGGAGCCTTCTTTATCTTCGGATTATTTGGCGGAAATACTGAATTTTCCCCGATGCGCGAATTCAACTTTATGTTTGAAGATGATGGGATGAGCAATGTACTTTATGCCATGATGCTGATCGGAACTCTAATACCGGCAATTCTCTTCAGTTTACTATCCATTAAACTTATTTCACCGAAAACACAGTTGAGAAACGTAGGATATGTTTTAGGAGCACTGTTGCTTATTCTGATTGGTTTTGCTACTTATTTCGGAGTTAATATGGCTAAAAAAGACATGATTTACAAAGGTCATAAAGAAGATACTGAGAATGTAGCCATCAATACAACATCAGACAGTCTTTATGTCGACGTGAAGCAGATTACCATTCCGCAGAACTTTACAGCGTATGACGATGATATCTTTTCTGACAAAAAAATGGTTTACGAAGAAGATTATCCATACGTTGATGTAACCCGCAGTGCGACTGCTACAGCGCCATTTTTAATCGTTAAAAAAGAAGGTAAAGGGTATAATATTCCGGTGCAGCTTAATGTACCTGTAGAAATCCAGGATAATAAAATACTGCTTCCAAACTTCGTAAAATACCCTTATCAGGATCGGTTCCGTAATTACAATGTGACCTATGAACTTGTAGTTCCCATGAGCACCAGAGTTTTCAAGGTGAAAGAAAATGGACTGAATATCGACGGTGATCTGGACGGCGACGGAATGGAAGATGATAATGATGACGATAACGCTGTGGTAATCGAAAAAAATAAGATTAAAATCAACGGTTCTACCATACAGTACAATTCTTCGGATAAAGACAGCGTGATTATCAACGGGACCAAAATGCCCAAAGCAGCCGCTGATAAAATAATCGATTCCATGAAAACAAATATTGGCAAAATGGAAAATGTAGACATTTCCATTAAAGACGGAAAGAAAGAAATATCCATTAAAACCAAATAA
- a CDS encoding PadR family transcriptional regulator, whose product MNTENTKAQMRKGILEFCILSLIDRREMYVSDLIDELKKGKLDVVEGTLYPLLTRLKNGEFLSYRWEESTGGPPRKYYQITEKGKLFLAELLNTWKELTESVNQITKNNNPTDAPESSFHPNS is encoded by the coding sequence ATGAACACAGAAAACACCAAAGCGCAAATGCGGAAAGGAATTCTGGAATTCTGCATTTTGAGTTTGATCGACCGAAGAGAAATGTATGTTTCCGATTTGATTGATGAGCTTAAAAAAGGAAAACTGGATGTGGTGGAAGGTACACTTTACCCGCTCCTCACTAGACTGAAAAACGGCGAATTCCTCTCTTACCGATGGGAAGAATCTACCGGAGGACCTCCAAGAAAATACTACCAGATTACAGAAAAAGGAAAACTGTTTCTTGCAGAACTACTCAATACCTGGAAAGAACTTACCGAATCTGTAAACCAAATTACTAAAAACAATAACCCCACGGACGCACCTGAAAGCTCGTTCCACCCAAATTCTTAA
- a CDS encoding GEVED domain-containing protein, translating to MMKKFLLSCLIALGIGSNAQYVYTGDFEDPGYNINTYKQFGNGTRTTAAACNGTNGGQLAINATVTQSGYMIDLSTIGQTGNGQKIDVSVGYKKAANITGTISLAYFVYNAASNQWSVNTFGPSVVLPSTAANTCTTLSATIPSGIIQPGQIYGIGAWFVRSGATTGNIYVDDISINQEIVTTAPGCATIVNPADGSAISAGNLNLAWNTVPTAVNYKVAIGTSPGSSNIYNATVTGTNANITLAPNTTYYASVVPANLNGDATGCSEISFTTNSLIAYCGSITSNAVTYPISSVSLNGVTNTSAATTGAPAYEDFTATVMNVYQGLTHQLAVTGTGLGTNRFGMTAFVDWNNDGDFNDANEQYFTSAPLIGGAGAAVNLAGNITVPAGATLGNKRMRIKYNFNSSTTALGDPLANPCANVTNGQVEDYTLSVLTPPSAPVCTTVTLPVAGAADFPANGIITWAAAEFAAGYKVYIGTTPGGTEFANGTVVNGTSYQPGLVPNTTYYLKVVPYNNLGDAPGCTEISFTTVGVVYCGPLTYSTVEPTTNVTFAGINNTTSATLNGTPAHEFFLDKVGTVLTNTTYPISLNANTDGASFRHYFAVFIDWNQDGDFDDAGEKYFTTPASFIFVLGSDGVTGTPATGSIIVPQDAKLGQTRMRIKSAFYASGGPATDPNLSNFANACVTTGSTFGQIEDYTIQVNTATTGTSNVDKAKVVVYPNPFTDVLNISDVKGVKSVSISDVAGRQVKNMKAAAQLNLSDLKTGLYIVTLHMEDGSVNSIKVIKK from the coding sequence ATGATGAAAAAATTTTTACTCTCGTGCTTAATCGCACTCGGAATCGGTTCGAACGCGCAGTATGTATATACCGGCGATTTCGAAGACCCAGGTTATAATATAAACACGTACAAGCAGTTCGGAAACGGAACCCGTACCACCGCAGCTGCATGTAACGGGACGAACGGTGGCCAACTTGCAATAAACGCAACAGTGACTCAATCAGGGTATATGATTGATTTAAGTACAATTGGTCAAACCGGGAACGGACAGAAAATTGACGTAAGTGTTGGATACAAGAAAGCGGCAAATATTACCGGTACCATTAGCCTGGCTTATTTTGTTTACAATGCAGCTTCTAATCAGTGGTCAGTAAATACTTTCGGTCCATCAGTTGTCCTGCCATCCACTGCGGCTAACACCTGCACTACTTTAAGTGCTACAATTCCTTCGGGAATTATTCAGCCGGGACAGATTTACGGAATTGGGGCTTGGTTCGTTCGGAGCGGAGCGACGACCGGTAATATATATGTTGATGATATTTCCATCAATCAGGAGATTGTTACAACAGCACCTGGTTGCGCAACCATTGTAAATCCTGCAGACGGGTCTGCAATTTCTGCAGGAAACCTCAATTTAGCATGGAATACGGTTCCTACCGCTGTAAATTATAAAGTAGCCATCGGAACATCACCGGGAAGTTCAAATATTTATAATGCTACGGTTACGGGAACAAATGCCAATATTACGTTGGCACCCAATACCACGTATTATGCTAGCGTAGTTCCTGCGAACCTGAACGGCGACGCTACCGGTTGTTCAGAAATTTCTTTCACAACAAACAGTTTAATCGCTTACTGTGGTTCTATCACTTCGAATGCTGTGACTTATCCTATATCATCTGTATCACTTAATGGCGTAACAAATACTTCTGCCGCAACCACTGGTGCACCAGCGTATGAAGATTTTACAGCTACGGTGATGAATGTGTATCAGGGGCTTACCCACCAGCTCGCGGTTACTGGAACAGGTTTAGGTACCAATAGATTTGGAATGACCGCTTTTGTGGACTGGAATAATGACGGTGATTTTAATGACGCAAATGAACAGTACTTTACTTCAGCACCATTAATAGGAGGTGCAGGTGCGGCGGTTAATTTAGCCGGAAACATAACTGTACCCGCAGGAGCAACTCTGGGTAATAAGAGAATGAGGATTAAATATAATTTTAACAGCTCTACAACTGCGCTTGGTGATCCTCTGGCTAATCCTTGTGCGAATGTGACCAACGGACAGGTTGAAGATTATACCTTATCTGTCCTTACTCCTCCGTCCGCACCAGTTTGCACAACGGTAACATTGCCTGTGGCGGGCGCGGCAGATTTCCCGGCAAACGGAATAATTACCTGGGCTGCTGCAGAATTTGCAGCAGGATATAAAGTGTATATCGGTACAACACCTGGAGGAACCGAATTTGCGAATGGGACTGTTGTTAACGGTACCTCTTACCAACCCGGGTTAGTTCCGAATACAACCTACTATCTGAAAGTAGTGCCATATAATAATTTAGGTGATGCCCCTGGATGTACCGAAATATCATTTACAACTGTAGGAGTGGTGTATTGTGGGCCTTTGACTTACTCCACTGTAGAGCCAACAACTAATGTAACTTTTGCAGGCATTAATAATACGACCTCAGCTACATTAAACGGAACACCAGCTCACGAGTTCTTCCTCGATAAAGTGGGTACTGTTCTTACGAACACGACTTACCCGATTTCCTTAAATGCCAATACTGATGGAGCATCTTTCAGACATTATTTTGCAGTATTCATCGACTGGAATCAGGATGGAGACTTTGATGATGCCGGTGAGAAGTATTTTACAACACCTGCAAGCTTTATATTTGTATTAGGTTCGGATGGAGTTACCGGAACTCCGGCCACCGGCTCTATTATTGTGCCTCAGGATGCGAAACTTGGGCAGACACGAATGAGAATTAAATCTGCATTTTACGCCTCAGGTGGTCCCGCTACAGATCCAAACCTCAGTAATTTTGCCAACGCATGTGTTACAACAGGCTCTACATTTGGCCAGATCGAGGATTATACGATTCAGGTGAATACGGCTACAACGGGAACTTCAAATGTTGATAAGGCTAAAGTTGTAGTTTATCCAAATCCGTTTACAGATGTATTAAATATTTCCGATGTAAAAGGAGTGAAATCTGTTTCAATAAGTGATGTTGCAGGACGACAGGTGAAAAACATGAAAGCTGCAGCTCAGCTAAATCTTTCAGACCTTAAAACCGGTCTTTATATCGTGACATTGCATATGGAAGATGGTTCAGTAAACTCAATTAAAGTTATTAAGAAGTAG